Genomic segment of Parageobacillus genomosp. 1:
TAAGCCAAACCATCACCCCAATCGCCCCAACAAGCGTGAGCATGCTCGAGATCACTTGGATCGCCGTGCTGTTAAACGTTTGGCTCATATTATCAATGTCATTGGTGATACGGCTCATTAATTCGCCTTGCTGGCGCTTGTCAAAAAACGAAATCGGCAGTTCGTGAAAATGACGAAACAGCCGTTTGCGGATCGCATAAACCGTTTTTTGCGCAACACCGATCATCCAATAGTTTTGCAGAAACGTCGAGGCGGACAGAGCGACATAAATAAAAAGGAGAAGCGCAAGCACCAGCCAAAAGTCGTCCGTCCGCCTTTCTACTATATACATATCAATCGCTTTCCCGACGACATATGGGCCGAGCAGGCTTAAGCCGGAACTAATGATGACCATTATTACTGTTGCCAAAAGCCAACCTTTTTGCGGCGAAACAAATGACCAAAGCCGCTTTAGTGTGCCAATATTATCCTTCGCTTTCCGTTTTTGGCCCATCGTCAGCGGCGTACTATGCCGTGGTCGTAACATCGTTATGCCCCTTCTTTCCAAACTGCGATTCGACGATTTTTCGGTACAGTTCGCTCGTTTCTAACAGCTCGTCATGGCTTCCTTTTGCGAGCAACTGGCCATCTTCTAGCAAGAAAATCACATCCGCTTCCATTGCCGTGCGGATTTTTTGCGTAACAATCAATGTCGTGCACGTATATTCCTTTAGCGCTTTAAGCAGCTTCGCTTCCGTTTTTAAATCGAGCGCGCTCGTACTATCATCTAGCAATAAAATTTTCGGATGGCCGACAAGTGCCCGGGCAATCGAGAGGCGCTGCTTTTGTCCGCCCGACAAGTTCACTCCTTTTTGCCCGATCACTGTCTCGTACCCGTCAGGAAGGTTCATAATCGTATCATGAATTTGCGCGTGTTTCGCTGCTTTTATCACTTCTTCCATAGAGGCATTGGCATTTCCAAAACGAATGTTTTCCGCAATCGTCCCGGAAAAAAGCAGCACTTCCTGCGGAACAAAACGAATCGCGGTGCGCAGCTGTTCTTGATTCATGCGCCGAATATCGACACCATCGATCAATACCCGTCCATCGGCCGGATCGTACAAACGGGGAATCAGCTGCAGCAGCGACGTCTTTCCCGAACCGGTCGCTCCTAAAATCGCCACCGTTTCGTGCGGACGAACGACAAATGAAATATCTTTTAACACAAGGGCGCGGCTGTTCGGATAGCGAAAAGACACGCACTCAAACCGAATCTCTCCTTGACGGATAGGCGCTGCAACGGCCTCAAGCTCGTCTTTCATTTCTACTTCCGTTTGAAGGACATCCGCAATCCGGCTTGCTGATGCTTTGGCTCGGGAAAACGCCATCGTAATAAACGTAAACATCGACAACGCCGCCGTAATACGGGTCGCATAATTGACAACGGCAACTACTTGCCCTGCTGTGGCGCTCCCCGTTTGAACATCGACTCGTCCAACAAAAAGAATAACAATAATCGCCATATTCATTACGAATAGCAATACAGGCGTAATGGTTTCCACTAAGCGCAAGACGTCCATCGTCCGCTGCATTAATGACTCGTTCACCGTCATAAATCGTTCTTGCTCGTACGCCCCTCTCATCCACGCTTTAATGAGACGCATTCCCGCCAAATTTTCGCGCATGACGTTATTGACACGATCAAGCGCTTGCTGGACGATGGAAAATGAGGCGGCTAATTTATTCATCATCCATAGCAAAAATGCCACTAATATCGGAACAGCCACAACGAACACGAGCGCCAGCTGTACATGCACAATCAATGACATAACGACGCCAAACATAACAAGAAGCGGAGCGCGCAAGGCGATGCGCAAGCTCATAAATACCATGTTTTGCACTTGTGTCACGTCGTTTGTCATCCGCGTAATCAAGGAAGCGGTCGAAAGCCGTTCGATGCTGGCAAAGGAAAACGACTGAATTTTTTTGAATAGATGCTTTCGCAGCGAAAAGCCATACTCTTGGCCAACGTAGGCGGCAGCAAAAGAGTTGGCAATTCCTGATGTAAACGCTAAAAGCGAAGCGCCAAGCATCACCGTGCCCCACGTCCAAACGACAGACAAGTTTTGTTTCATAACTCCATCGTCAATAATTTTCCCCATCAACAGCGGTTGCCATAATTCGACTAACAGCTCAATGATCATGAGCGTCCAAGCGACAATCATCCATTTGCGATACGGTTTTAAGTACAATAATATT
This window contains:
- a CDS encoding ABC transporter ATP-binding protein, coding for MWQILLYLKPYRKWMIVAWTLMIIELLVELWQPLLMGKIIDDGVMKQNLSVVWTWGTVMLGASLLAFTSGIANSFAAAYVGQEYGFSLRKHLFKKIQSFSFASIERLSTASLITRMTNDVTQVQNMVFMSLRIALRAPLLVMFGVVMSLIVHVQLALVFVVAVPILVAFLLWMMNKLAASFSIVQQALDRVNNVMRENLAGMRLIKAWMRGAYEQERFMTVNESLMQRTMDVLRLVETITPVLLFVMNMAIIVILFVGRVDVQTGSATAGQVVAVVNYATRITAALSMFTFITMAFSRAKASASRIADVLQTEVEMKDELEAVAAPIRQGEIRFECVSFRYPNSRALVLKDISFVVRPHETVAILGATGSGKTSLLQLIPRLYDPADGRVLIDGVDIRRMNQEQLRTAIRFVPQEVLLFSGTIAENIRFGNANASMEEVIKAAKHAQIHDTIMNLPDGYETVIGQKGVNLSGGQKQRLSIARALVGHPKILLLDDSTSALDLKTEAKLLKALKEYTCTTLIVTQKIRTAMEADVIFLLEDGQLLAKGSHDELLETSELYRKIVESQFGKKGHNDVTTTA